Proteins encoded within one genomic window of Prauserella marina:
- a CDS encoding DUF2848 family protein: MTVSSTLSEEPIRKRVIQRMPLIFHVAGTGERLTVSPERLVIAGYTAKDETSVAAHIAELAEIGVPAPPSVPAFYDLDPALLTPEPVVEVSGAKTSGEVEPVIIRHEGRFFLAVGSDHTDREIERTGIAESKAACPKPVGGTVADIGSVRSGLSTLDWDGVLAEADVDGQPYQKGAISTLRYPSELLERMTATLGEVTGDLVLFCGTLPLPGGRFEYGTSWRIRVELPDGTALSHAYEATPPSG; the protein is encoded by the coding sequence GTGACGGTGTCGTCCACGCTGTCCGAAGAGCCGATCAGAAAGCGAGTGATCCAGCGGATGCCCCTGATCTTTCATGTCGCGGGAACCGGTGAGCGGCTGACGGTGAGTCCGGAGCGGCTCGTCATCGCGGGATACACCGCGAAGGACGAGACCTCGGTGGCCGCGCACATCGCCGAACTGGCCGAAATCGGCGTTCCCGCGCCGCCGAGTGTTCCGGCCTTCTACGACCTCGATCCGGCGTTGCTGACCCCGGAACCGGTCGTGGAGGTGAGCGGCGCCAAGACCTCCGGCGAGGTCGAGCCGGTCATCATCCGGCACGAGGGCAGGTTCTTCCTCGCGGTCGGTTCCGACCACACCGACAGGGAGATCGAGCGGACCGGTATCGCCGAGTCCAAAGCGGCCTGTCCGAAGCCCGTCGGTGGCACTGTCGCGGATATCGGCTCCGTACGCTCCGGTCTGTCCACTCTGGACTGGGATGGGGTGCTCGCCGAAGCCGACGTGGACGGGCAGCCGTACCAGAAGGGCGCTATTTCCACGCTGCGGTATCCGTCGGAGCTGCTGGAGCGCATGACCGCGACGCTCGGTGAGGTCACCGGCGACCTGGTGTTGTTCTGCGGCACACTCCCGTTGCCCGGCGGCCGGTTCGAGTACGGCACGTCCTGGCGTATCCGAGTCGAGCTGCCTGACGGGACGGCGCTGTCCCACGCGTATGAGGCCACGCCACCGAGCGGCTGA
- a CDS encoding ATP-binding protein produces the protein MAVCDPAELRTLFLFEKLGDEQLGWLCAEGEVITVEPGVLYTEGERARCFYVLVEGAVTLSRRVGDTDVETQRADRPGVYAGAFQAHLGDRVPQVYNNTLTVTTPSRFYVLEAGKLATFMWEWFPMATHMLEGLFFGMRNTHTAVAQRERLLALGSLSAGLTHELNNPAAAAVRATGALRERITAMRQKLRLIAQGPYDRATLEALIRLQEDAVEHAAKAPVLSPIEAGDKEDAVADWLEERGIGSSWDIAPTFVAAGLDPRWLDRVATTIQAAGAPASGSTLEGAIRWLNYTIETEQLMTEIEDSTTRVSTLVGAAKQYSQLDRAPNRVVDVHELLDSTLTMLEGKIGTGIAVVKDYDRTLPPVPVYAAELNQVWTNLIDNAVSAMAGEGTLTVRTSADGDRLLVEIGDTGPGIAEDIRTRIFDPFFTTKPVGEGTGLGLDISWRIVVNKHHGDLRMTSEPGDTRFQVRLPWSAEAGEA, from the coding sequence GTGGCTGTCTGCGACCCTGCCGAACTCCGCACCCTGTTCCTGTTCGAAAAGCTCGGCGACGAGCAGCTCGGCTGGCTGTGCGCCGAAGGTGAGGTCATCACCGTCGAACCCGGCGTGCTCTACACCGAGGGTGAGCGGGCCCGCTGCTTCTACGTGCTCGTAGAGGGAGCGGTGACCCTGTCCCGGCGCGTGGGCGACACCGACGTCGAGACCCAGCGCGCCGACCGGCCCGGCGTCTACGCCGGTGCGTTCCAGGCCCACCTCGGCGACCGCGTGCCGCAGGTCTACAACAACACCCTCACCGTCACCACGCCCTCGCGGTTCTACGTACTGGAGGCAGGCAAACTCGCCACGTTCATGTGGGAATGGTTCCCCATGGCCACGCACATGCTCGAAGGGCTGTTCTTCGGCATGCGCAACACGCACACCGCCGTCGCCCAGCGCGAACGGCTGCTCGCGCTGGGATCGCTGTCGGCGGGACTGACCCACGAACTCAACAACCCCGCCGCGGCCGCCGTACGGGCGACCGGCGCGCTGCGCGAGCGCATCACCGCCATGCGGCAGAAGCTGCGGCTCATCGCGCAAGGCCCCTACGACAGGGCCACGCTCGAAGCGCTCATCCGGTTGCAGGAGGACGCCGTCGAGCACGCGGCGAAAGCTCCCGTGCTCAGTCCCATCGAGGCAGGTGACAAGGAAGACGCCGTCGCCGACTGGCTCGAAGAGCGGGGCATCGGGTCGAGCTGGGACATCGCACCGACCTTCGTGGCCGCGGGCTTGGACCCGCGCTGGCTGGACAGGGTCGCCACGACCATCCAGGCGGCCGGTGCTCCGGCGAGCGGATCGACGCTGGAGGGCGCGATTCGCTGGCTCAACTACACGATAGAAACCGAGCAGCTCATGACCGAGATCGAGGACTCGACCACCCGCGTCTCGACCCTCGTCGGCGCCGCCAAGCAGTACTCCCAGCTCGACCGGGCACCCAACCGCGTCGTCGACGTGCACGAACTACTCGACAGCACGCTCACCATGCTGGAAGGCAAGATCGGCACCGGCATCGCCGTCGTCAAGGACTACGACCGGACGCTGCCACCGGTTCCGGTCTACGCGGCCGAACTCAATCAGGTGTGGACCAACCTCATCGACAACGCGGTCAGCGCCATGGCCGGTGAAGGAACCTTGACCGTGCGGACCTCGGCCGACGGCGACCGGCTGCTCGTCGAAATCGGCGACACCGGCCCCGGGATCGCCGAGGACATCCGCACCCGCATCTTCGATCCGTTCTTCACCACCAAACCCGTCGGCGAGGGCACCGGCCTCGGACTGGACATCTCGTGGCGGATCGTGGTCAACAAGCACCACGGTGACCTGCGGATGACCTCTGAGCCGGGCGACACCCGGTTCCAGGTCCGGCTGCCGTGGAGCGCCGAAGCCGGCGAAGCCTGA
- a CDS encoding FAD-dependent oxidoreductase: MTETLARTRPVILTVDDDPGISRAVARDLRRRYGQDNRIVRAESAVQALEALRELTLRGEQVAVLLADYRMPDMTGVEFLEQAMDVFPSARRVLLTAYADTGAAIDAINLVDLDHYLLKPWDPPEEKLYPVVDGLLEAWRGSDRGPVTETRIVGHRWSARSHEVRDFLARNQVSYRWYLADEPEGRRLLDAAGADGLTLPVIVTPGGEALIAPTDAELATRVGLPTTPSTDFYDVIVIGGGPAGLGAAVYAASEGLRTVLVERTATGGQAGQSSRIENYLGFPDGVSGSQLTDRARRQASRFGAELLTTREAVGLSSKGSARAVRFSDGSELHAHAIILATGVSYRQLGAPGLGELTSRGVFYGSALTEAPDCADQDVYVVGGANSAGQAAVYFARTARSVTILLRGRTLTSSMSHYLSEQISRTANIEVLPCTEVVAAHGNGHLERLELRHTPSGAVRAVDSSWLFVFIGATPRTDWLDGVVARDAAGFVLAGPDLAVDGGRPAGWDLDREPYHLETSLPGVFVAGDARADSMKRVASAVGDGAMAVALVHRYLERR, translated from the coding sequence GTGACCGAAACACTCGCCAGGACCCGGCCCGTGATCCTCACGGTCGACGACGATCCCGGCATCTCCAGGGCGGTGGCGCGCGACCTGCGGCGCCGCTACGGGCAGGACAACCGCATCGTCAGGGCCGAATCCGCGGTGCAGGCCCTTGAGGCGCTGCGCGAGCTGACGTTGCGCGGCGAGCAGGTCGCGGTACTGCTGGCCGACTACCGGATGCCGGACATGACCGGGGTCGAATTCCTCGAACAGGCGATGGACGTCTTTCCCTCGGCACGGCGCGTGCTGCTCACCGCCTACGCCGACACCGGCGCCGCCATCGACGCCATCAACCTCGTCGACCTCGACCACTACCTGCTCAAACCGTGGGACCCGCCCGAGGAGAAGCTCTACCCCGTCGTGGACGGCCTGCTTGAGGCGTGGCGCGGCTCCGACCGCGGTCCGGTCACCGAGACCCGCATCGTCGGGCACCGCTGGTCGGCCCGCTCCCACGAGGTGCGCGACTTCCTGGCCCGCAACCAGGTTTCCTACCGTTGGTATCTCGCCGACGAGCCGGAGGGACGGCGCTTGCTCGACGCGGCGGGTGCCGACGGCCTCACCCTGCCGGTGATCGTCACCCCCGGCGGGGAAGCGCTCATCGCGCCCACCGATGCCGAACTCGCCACCAGGGTCGGGTTGCCGACGACCCCTTCCACCGACTTCTACGACGTCATCGTCATCGGCGGAGGACCGGCCGGGCTCGGTGCCGCGGTCTACGCGGCGTCGGAGGGGCTGCGGACCGTGCTCGTGGAACGCACCGCGACCGGCGGCCAGGCCGGGCAGAGTTCCCGCATCGAGAACTACCTCGGCTTCCCCGACGGGGTCTCCGGTTCCCAGCTCACCGACCGCGCCCGCAGGCAGGCGAGCAGGTTCGGCGCGGAACTGCTCACCACGCGGGAAGCCGTCGGCCTGAGTTCGAAGGGTTCGGCGAGGGCCGTGCGGTTCAGCGACGGCAGCGAACTGCACGCTCACGCGATCATCCTCGCCACCGGTGTGTCCTACCGTCAGCTCGGCGCCCCGGGGCTCGGCGAACTCACCAGCAGGGGCGTGTTCTACGGCTCGGCGCTCACCGAGGCCCCCGACTGCGCAGACCAGGACGTCTACGTCGTCGGCGGCGCCAACTCCGCGGGACAGGCCGCCGTGTATTTCGCGAGGACGGCCCGTTCGGTGACCATTCTGCTGCGCGGCCGCACCCTGACCAGCTCGATGTCGCATTACCTCAGTGAGCAGATCTCCCGCACGGCCAACATCGAGGTGCTGCCGTGCACCGAGGTCGTCGCGGCGCACGGCAACGGCCACCTGGAACGGCTCGAACTCAGGCACACCCCGAGCGGTGCCGTGCGGGCCGTCGACTCGTCGTGGCTGTTCGTCTTCATCGGCGCCACCCCGCGAACCGATTGGCTCGACGGGGTCGTGGCCCGCGACGCGGCTGGATTCGTGCTCGCTGGCCCCGATCTCGCCGTGGACGGCGGGAGGCCGGCGGGCTGGGATCTCGACCGCGAGCCCTACCACCTGGAAACCAGCCTCCCCGGGGTGTTCGTCGCCGGCGACGCGCGAGCCGACTCCATGAAACGGGTCGCCTCGGCCGTCGGCGACGGTGCCATGGCCGTCGCGCTCGTGCACCGCTACCTGGAAAGGCGGTAA
- a CDS encoding ABC transporter permease subunit: protein MRTDLATNIRAELIKQRKRPAHWLLLAVAVFLTLTFAYLIPYLGLADTPAGVTNGRGVAAMLPPAFVGNVIAGTPLFLGALAMIFGVLVAGSEYNWESWKTVLAQGPSRFTVLAAKIAVLTLGTLVSIMTLLATGAAAAALVGVLKDQPPHWPSVSTVLLGAGGGWLIITMWAMLGVVLAVAFRGVALPIGLGLVWLLAVQNLLAVVAAPLLDWVADLQLGLPGPNAGSLVAALGAPRGTPGVDALAAAPQATLVIAAYLIGFTLLGAWLFRRRDII, encoded by the coding sequence ATGCGCACTGACCTCGCCACCAACATCAGGGCCGAGCTGATCAAACAACGAAAGCGGCCCGCACACTGGCTGCTGCTGGCCGTCGCGGTGTTCCTCACGCTCACCTTCGCCTACCTCATCCCCTACCTCGGGCTCGCCGACACTCCAGCGGGGGTCACGAACGGAAGGGGTGTCGCGGCGATGCTGCCGCCCGCGTTCGTCGGCAACGTCATCGCGGGCACCCCGTTGTTCCTCGGCGCGCTCGCCATGATCTTCGGCGTTCTCGTCGCGGGCAGCGAATACAACTGGGAAAGCTGGAAAACGGTTCTCGCGCAAGGGCCGAGCAGGTTCACCGTCCTCGCGGCCAAGATCGCCGTGCTGACGCTGGGAACACTCGTGTCGATCATGACGTTGCTGGCCACGGGCGCGGCGGCAGCGGCACTCGTCGGCGTGCTCAAGGATCAGCCGCCGCACTGGCCCTCGGTGTCCACGGTCCTGCTCGGAGCGGGTGGTGGCTGGCTGATCATCACCATGTGGGCCATGCTCGGCGTCGTGCTCGCGGTCGCGTTCCGAGGGGTCGCGCTGCCCATCGGTCTCGGGCTGGTGTGGCTGCTGGCGGTGCAGAATCTGCTCGCCGTCGTCGCGGCTCCCCTGCTGGATTGGGTCGCCGACCTGCAACTGGGCCTGCCCGGGCCGAACGCGGGATCGCTGGTCGCCGCGCTGGGCGCGCCACGAGGCACCCCAGGGGTCGATGCGCTCGCCGCCGCGCCGCAGGCCACCCTCGTGATCGCGGCCTACCTCATCGGGTTCACCTTGCTCGGTGCCTGGCTCTTCCGCCGAAGGGACATCATCTGA
- a CDS encoding ABC transporter ATP-binding protein, which translates to MTSPVETSALTKRYGPITAVTDLDLTVRTGEVYGFLGPNGAGKTTTLRMLLGLIKPTSGTIRLFGAVPGPHYLDRVGALIEGPAFYPYLSGRDNLRVLAAHAGADSRRVATVLRIVDLADRAGDRYGTYSLGMKQRLGLAAALLKDPALLILDEPTNGLDPAGMADIRATIRRLADDGRTVLLSSHLLGEVQQICDRVGMISAGRLVSQLSVAELSSAGLRVIADPLPAARERVAAMIGADRITEDGDALYLDTTDDMVPRINAELVNAGLAVRELHRCEPDLERTFLELTGSGGDPHAH; encoded by the coding sequence ATGACCAGTCCCGTCGAAACCAGCGCACTGACCAAACGCTACGGTCCCATCACCGCGGTGACCGACCTCGACCTCACCGTCCGCACCGGCGAGGTGTACGGCTTTCTCGGCCCCAACGGAGCGGGCAAGACGACCACGCTGCGCATGCTGCTCGGCCTCATCAAGCCGACCTCGGGCACCATCCGGCTGTTCGGTGCCGTGCCCGGCCCCCACTACCTCGACCGGGTCGGCGCGCTCATCGAAGGCCCCGCCTTTTATCCTTACCTTTCCGGGCGCGACAACCTGCGCGTCCTCGCCGCCCACGCCGGTGCCGATTCCCGCAGGGTCGCCACCGTACTGCGCATCGTGGACCTCGCCGACAGAGCGGGTGACCGCTATGGCACCTACTCCCTCGGCATGAAACAACGACTCGGGCTCGCCGCCGCGCTGCTCAAGGATCCGGCGCTGCTCATCCTCGATGAACCCACCAACGGACTCGACCCCGCCGGGATGGCCGACATTCGCGCCACCATCCGACGGCTCGCCGACGACGGCCGTACCGTGCTGCTGTCCAGTCACCTGCTCGGTGAGGTGCAGCAGATCTGCGACCGCGTCGGCATGATCTCGGCCGGCAGGCTCGTCTCGCAGCTGTCGGTCGCCGAGTTGTCCTCGGCCGGACTGCGCGTGATCGCCGATCCGCTTCCCGCCGCGCGCGAACGCGTCGCGGCCATGATCGGCGCCGACCGGATCACCGAGGACGGCGACGCGCTCTACCTCGACACCACCGACGACATGGTGCCGCGCATCAACGCCGAGCTCGTCAACGCCGGACTCGCCGTGCGGGAACTGCACCGCTGCGAACCGGACCTCGAACGCACGTTCCTCGAACTCACCGGAAGCGGAGGCGACCCCCATGCGCACTGA
- a CDS encoding L-threonylcarbamoyladenylate synthase translates to MAKYFDVHPDNPQPRAIKQVAEIIRDNGLIAYPTDSCFALGCRPGNQDGVERITTIRHLDARHHFTLVCRDFAQLGQLVHIDNNVFRAIKAATPGSYTFILPATKEVPRRLLHPKKKTVGVRIPAHVTTQALLAELGEPLLSSTLLLPGEAEPLTQGWEIKEELDHVLDAVIDSGDCGTEPTTVVDFSSGEPEIVRRGAGDPGRFE, encoded by the coding sequence ATGGCGAAGTACTTCGACGTGCACCCCGACAACCCGCAACCAAGGGCGATCAAGCAGGTTGCCGAGATCATCCGCGACAACGGACTCATCGCCTATCCCACCGACTCGTGCTTCGCGCTCGGTTGCCGGCCAGGCAACCAGGACGGCGTCGAACGGATCACCACCATCAGGCACCTCGACGCGCGGCACCATTTCACCCTCGTCTGCCGCGATTTCGCCCAGCTCGGTCAACTCGTGCACATCGACAACAACGTGTTCAGGGCCATCAAGGCGGCCACCCCCGGCAGCTACACGTTCATCCTGCCCGCCACCAAGGAAGTGCCGCGCAGGCTGCTGCACCCCAAGAAGAAAACGGTCGGCGTGCGCATCCCCGCCCACGTCACCACCCAAGCTCTGCTGGCAGAGCTCGGCGAGCCGCTGTTGTCGAGCACGCTGCTGCTGCCGGGAGAAGCCGAGCCGCTGACCCAGGGCTGGGAGATCAAGGAAGAACTCGACCACGTACTCGACGCGGTGATCGACTCCGGTGACTGCGGCACCGAACCCACCACGGTCGTCGACTTCTCCTCCGGCGAACCGGAAATCGTGCGCCGAGGCGCGGGAGACCCCGGCCGCTTCGAGTGA
- a CDS encoding dihydrofolate reductase family protein encodes MSRLLAYEFLSLDGHFEGPEGHEMDFVTQRFSRGIEEDLAAQYGEVGAFVMGRTTFDSLAGYWPTAAAAREYLVDYMNAIPKLVVSNKTDVSAWPNSEHLGPDWLSALAERKRKDSADLMIIGSASVVRELTARRLIDEYRILLFPRVLSTGRPLFAAGKEGIELTLTDLRRHEHGVLELRYQPTGGPDSAAEPPRLS; translated from the coding sequence ATGTCTCGACTGCTCGCCTACGAATTCTTGTCCCTGGACGGCCACTTCGAGGGTCCAGAGGGGCACGAGATGGATTTCGTCACCCAGCGATTCAGCAGGGGAATCGAGGAAGACCTGGCCGCCCAGTACGGCGAGGTCGGGGCTTTCGTCATGGGCCGCACGACATTCGATTCGCTCGCCGGGTACTGGCCGACCGCCGCCGCGGCGCGGGAGTACTTGGTCGACTACATGAACGCGATACCGAAACTGGTCGTTTCGAACAAGACGGACGTGTCCGCGTGGCCCAACTCCGAACACCTCGGCCCGGATTGGTTGTCCGCGCTGGCTGAACGCAAGAGGAAGGACTCGGCCGATCTCATGATCATCGGATCGGCCTCGGTGGTGCGGGAGCTGACGGCCCGCCGCTTGATCGACGAGTACCGCATCTTGCTCTTTCCCCGCGTGCTCAGTACCGGACGTCCGTTGTTCGCCGCCGGCAAGGAGGGAATCGAACTCACCCTCACCGACCTCCGCAGGCACGAGCACGGCGTCCTTGAGCTGCGCTACCAGCCGACCGGCGGCCCCGATTCGGCAGCGGAGCCGCCACGCCTCAGTTGA
- a CDS encoding ATP-binding cassette domain-containing protein yields MTSTSTGTETGQYRAAALRVTGLRRSFPHPGGDVDVLRGLELSVRGGELVTVSGRSGSGKSSLLALLCGFDAPDSGTVLFDGEPIGADTPWTTCAVLPQALGLAGELTIAENVALPLRLRGGARSVDSTAVTARVNALLTELRIDQLGDRYPLEVSFGQQQRAALARAVAARPTVLLTDEPTAHLDAGTTPAVLALLRRCADEGAAVIVATHDAQVHRIADRRVALKEGVLTESGPAVN; encoded by the coding sequence ATGACCTCGACCAGTACCGGTACTGAGACCGGCCAGTACCGGGCCGCCGCGCTGCGGGTCACCGGACTGCGCCGCAGCTTCCCGCACCCAGGCGGCGACGTCGACGTGTTGCGCGGACTGGAACTCAGCGTCCGGGGCGGGGAGCTGGTGACGGTGTCCGGCCGGTCGGGTTCGGGCAAGAGTTCGCTGCTGGCCCTGCTGTGCGGTTTCGACGCGCCGGACTCGGGGACAGTGCTGTTCGACGGTGAGCCGATCGGCGCGGACACCCCGTGGACGACGTGCGCGGTCCTGCCGCAGGCGCTGGGGCTCGCGGGCGAGCTGACCATCGCCGAGAACGTGGCGCTGCCACTGCGGCTGCGTGGTGGAGCGCGGTCGGTCGACTCGACGGCCGTGACAGCCCGGGTGAACGCGCTGCTGACCGAACTGCGCATCGATCAGCTCGGTGACCGCTACCCGCTCGAAGTGTCTTTCGGACAGCAGCAGCGGGCCGCGCTGGCCAGAGCGGTCGCCGCGCGGCCGACGGTCCTGCTCACCGACGAGCCGACCGCGCACCTGGACGCCGGGACCACACCCGCCGTGCTCGCGTTGCTACGCCGCTGCGCGGACGAGGGGGCCGCGGTGATCGTGGCGACCCACGACGCCCAGGTGCACCGCATCGCCGACCGCAGAGTCGCGCTCAAGGAGGGTGTGCTCACCGAGTCCGGCCCCGCCGTCAACTGA
- a CDS encoding ABC transporter ATP-binding protein, with the protein MLEPPPIYRLEGVGVDYSTPAGTVTGVHDITLDIPRTGLTVLAGPSGSGKSTLLRVLGLFERPARGDLTFASTDVGTLNNRQRRALRRDQLGLVFQNPIDNLFEHLDVADNLRAAAQSAGQRCEPEDILGRLGLDGTGSWRVSALSGGQQQRLAFGCTLARQCAVILADEPTSQLDEASADLVLDTVRYLVGQDYAVLATSHDERLIELASRVALLRDGRLEGVREHDLDQYRY; encoded by the coding sequence GTGCTTGAACCACCACCGATCTACCGGCTCGAAGGCGTCGGCGTCGACTACAGCACCCCGGCAGGCACCGTGACCGGCGTGCACGACATCACCCTCGACATCCCGCGCACCGGTCTGACCGTGCTGGCAGGCCCTTCCGGTTCGGGCAAGTCCACGTTGCTCCGGGTGCTCGGGCTGTTCGAACGGCCCGCCCGCGGTGACCTCACCTTCGCCAGCACCGACGTGGGAACACTGAACAACCGGCAGCGAAGGGCACTGCGGCGCGACCAGCTCGGCCTGGTTTTCCAGAATCCCATCGACAACCTCTTCGAACACCTCGACGTGGCCGACAACCTGCGGGCCGCCGCCCAGTCGGCCGGTCAGCGCTGTGAACCCGAGGACATCCTCGGCAGGCTCGGTCTCGACGGCACCGGATCGTGGCGGGTATCGGCATTGTCGGGAGGCCAGCAACAACGGCTCGCGTTCGGCTGCACGCTTGCCCGCCAGTGCGCGGTGATCCTGGCCGACGAACCGACCTCGCAACTCGACGAAGCCTCGGCGGATCTCGTGCTGGACACCGTGCGCTACCTCGTCGGCCAGGACTACGCCGTGCTGGCGACCTCACACGACGAGCGGCTCATCGAACTGGCATCAAGGGTGGCGCTGCTTCGTGACGGGCGGCTGGAAGGAGTGCGGGAACATGACCTCGACCAGTACCGGTACTGA